In Gossypium raimondii isolate GPD5lz chromosome 12, ASM2569854v1, whole genome shotgun sequence, a single window of DNA contains:
- the LOC105764824 gene encoding sialyltransferase-like protein 2 isoform X2 has protein sequence MKILQLGFLLTLVSGFSAIIIYITGLSTHYGNYQLTDEDWQALQSLQSGFKKCVTENGLGLQAISGKDYCQVTLTYPSDTDSKWKDPKTGEVEGLSFEFNLCEAVATWEQVRNSTTILTREFIDALPNGWEEYAWRRINKGVLLNNCKNRTLCMEKLSLVLPETPPYVPRQFGRCAVIGNSGDLLKTRFGKEIDSYDVVIRENGAPIENYTEYVGKKSSFRLLNRGSAKALDKVVELDETRQEVLIVKTTIHDIMNQMILDIPIRNPVYLMLGASFGSAAKGTGLKALEFALSICDSVDMYGFTVDPGYKEWTRYFSESRKGHTPLHGRAYYQMMECLGLIKIHSPMRSDPNRAVKWVPSQSAIRAARIASEKLLRRVGAGSEDLLSSCSILKKQVKRKHMSISSLRKAAVDHQKFVKGTTMYPLEHNPGHGQLCTVPAD, from the exons ATGAAGATTTTGCAGTTGGGTTTTCTGCTGACTCTAGTCTCTGGTTTCTCAGCCATTATCATCTACATCACTGGACTCTCCACTCATT aTGGGAATTATCAGCTGACAGATGAAGATTGGCAAGCACTGCAGTCTCTGCAAAGCGGTTTTAAGAAGTGTGTG ACTGAAAATGGATTAGGTTTACAAGCCATAAGTGGTAAAGATTATTGCCAAGTAACACTAACCTATCCTAGCGACACTGACTCCAAATGG AAGGACCCTAAAACTGGAGAAGTTGAAGGCTTATCATTTGAGTTTAATCTTTGTGAAGCAGTTGCCACATGGGAACAG GTGAGGAATAGTACTACAATACTCACTAGGGAGTTCATTGATGCTTTACCAAATGGTTGGGAGGAGTACGCATGGCGGAGGATTAATAAAGGAGTGCTTCT GAACAACTGTAAGAATAGAACTTTGTGCATGGAAAAGCTTTCACTTGTCCTCCCTGAAACACCCCCTTATGTTCCAAGGCAGTTTGGCCGGTGTGCTGTTATAGGCAACTCTGGGGATCTTCTCAAAACGAGGTTTGGGAAAGAGATAGATAGCTATGATGTTGTCATTAGAGAGAATGGTGCCCCTATTGAG AACTATACAGAATATGTGGGCAAGAAAAGTTCATTTCGGCTTCTTAACAGAGGGTCTGCCAAAGCTCTTGATAAAGTTGTAGAGTTAGATG aaacaaggCAGGAGGTCTTGATAGTCAAAACTACAATTCATGACATTATGAACCAGATGATTCTG GACATTCCAATAAGAAATCCTGTATATCTCATGCTAGGTGCATCCTTTGGTTCAGCTGCAAAAGGGACAGGGCTTAAGGCTCTTGAATTTGCTCTCTCTATATGTGATTCGGTGGATATGTATGGTTTCACTGTGGATCCGGGTTATAAAGAATG GACTAGATATTTCTCAGAATCTCGGAAAGGCCACACACCTTTGCATGGCAGGGCTTATTACCAGATGATGGAGTGTTTGGGT CTAATCAAAATCCATTCTCCTATGCGGTCGGATCCAAACCGAGCTGTGAAGTGGGTGCCAAGTCAAAGTGCTATTAGAGCTGCTAGAATTGCATCAGAGAAATTGTTGAG GAGGGTTGGAGCTGGATCTGAAGATCTGCTTAGTTCGTGCTCGATATTGAAGAAGCAAGTTAAAAGGAAACATATGTCGATCTCTAGTCTCAGAAAGGCTGCTGTTGACCATCAAAAATTTGTGAAAGGCACAACAATGTATCCATTGGAGCACAATCCTGGACACGGTCAGCTTTGCACAGTTCCTGCTGATTGA
- the LOC105764824 gene encoding sialyltransferase-like protein 2 isoform X1, with amino-acid sequence MKILQLGFLLTLVSGFSAIIIYITGLSTHCTYLTHTHTHTHTHTHTHTHTHLFVFLFLYFVDGNYQLTDEDWQALQSLQSGFKKCVTENGLGLQAISGKDYCQVTLTYPSDTDSKWKDPKTGEVEGLSFEFNLCEAVATWEQVRNSTTILTREFIDALPNGWEEYAWRRINKGVLLNNCKNRTLCMEKLSLVLPETPPYVPRQFGRCAVIGNSGDLLKTRFGKEIDSYDVVIRENGAPIENYTEYVGKKSSFRLLNRGSAKALDKVVELDETRQEVLIVKTTIHDIMNQMILDIPIRNPVYLMLGASFGSAAKGTGLKALEFALSICDSVDMYGFTVDPGYKEWTRYFSESRKGHTPLHGRAYYQMMECLGLIKIHSPMRSDPNRAVKWVPSQSAIRAARIASEKLLRRVGAGSEDLLSSCSILKKQVKRKHMSISSLRKAAVDHQKFVKGTTMYPLEHNPGHGQLCTVPAD; translated from the exons ATGAAGATTTTGCAGTTGGGTTTTCTGCTGACTCTAGTCTCTGGTTTCTCAGCCATTATCATCTACATCACTGGACTCTCCACTCATTGTACGTATctgacacacacacacacacacacacacacacacacacacacacacacacacacacacttaTTTGTATTtctgtttttatattttgtagaTGGGAATTATCAGCTGACAGATGAAGATTGGCAAGCACTGCAGTCTCTGCAAAGCGGTTTTAAGAAGTGTGTG ACTGAAAATGGATTAGGTTTACAAGCCATAAGTGGTAAAGATTATTGCCAAGTAACACTAACCTATCCTAGCGACACTGACTCCAAATGG AAGGACCCTAAAACTGGAGAAGTTGAAGGCTTATCATTTGAGTTTAATCTTTGTGAAGCAGTTGCCACATGGGAACAG GTGAGGAATAGTACTACAATACTCACTAGGGAGTTCATTGATGCTTTACCAAATGGTTGGGAGGAGTACGCATGGCGGAGGATTAATAAAGGAGTGCTTCT GAACAACTGTAAGAATAGAACTTTGTGCATGGAAAAGCTTTCACTTGTCCTCCCTGAAACACCCCCTTATGTTCCAAGGCAGTTTGGCCGGTGTGCTGTTATAGGCAACTCTGGGGATCTTCTCAAAACGAGGTTTGGGAAAGAGATAGATAGCTATGATGTTGTCATTAGAGAGAATGGTGCCCCTATTGAG AACTATACAGAATATGTGGGCAAGAAAAGTTCATTTCGGCTTCTTAACAGAGGGTCTGCCAAAGCTCTTGATAAAGTTGTAGAGTTAGATG aaacaaggCAGGAGGTCTTGATAGTCAAAACTACAATTCATGACATTATGAACCAGATGATTCTG GACATTCCAATAAGAAATCCTGTATATCTCATGCTAGGTGCATCCTTTGGTTCAGCTGCAAAAGGGACAGGGCTTAAGGCTCTTGAATTTGCTCTCTCTATATGTGATTCGGTGGATATGTATGGTTTCACTGTGGATCCGGGTTATAAAGAATG GACTAGATATTTCTCAGAATCTCGGAAAGGCCACACACCTTTGCATGGCAGGGCTTATTACCAGATGATGGAGTGTTTGGGT CTAATCAAAATCCATTCTCCTATGCGGTCGGATCCAAACCGAGCTGTGAAGTGGGTGCCAAGTCAAAGTGCTATTAGAGCTGCTAGAATTGCATCAGAGAAATTGTTGAG GAGGGTTGGAGCTGGATCTGAAGATCTGCTTAGTTCGTGCTCGATATTGAAGAAGCAAGTTAAAAGGAAACATATGTCGATCTCTAGTCTCAGAAAGGCTGCTGTTGACCATCAAAAATTTGTGAAAGGCACAACAATGTATCCATTGGAGCACAATCCTGGACACGGTCAGCTTTGCACAGTTCCTGCTGATTGA
- the LOC105764825 gene encoding uncharacterized protein LOC105764825: MVDIQPSDAPLNSVAAPLAVASSETVGSKRQRRPSVRLGDIGGDQPYDSHFRRSSSSSSAAASKQWKHQPRLSLTPSVATATAKSSKTRALTNLSTDFNANHETLDNEREANNNTNLDAVAIGSWSFKDLKKRGPATKRVRSNWVPKFDDSGGGNVNNNGNNNNTNSNNVETEEKYSGGEDNDDFELENSESPMKDHSPIHSLDNLLVDGNEREVLYHGSNHRRPIRTRVSDGVELSGPSDTEIRRCEEDAVRIWLNSLGLGRYAPVFKIHEVDDEILPLLTLEDLKDMGINAVGSRRKMFCAIQKLGKGFS; this comes from the coding sequence ATGGTGGATATACAACCATCGGATGCCCCTCTAAACAGCGTCGCGGCGCCCCTCGCGGTTGCTTCATCCGAGACCGTTGGATCCAAACGCCAGAGACGTCCCAGCGTTCGCTTAGGCGACATCGGCGGCGACCAACCTTACGATTCTCATTTCCGACGCTCGTCCTCCTCTTCCTCCGCCGCCGCTTCCAAGCAGTGGAAACACCAACCCCGTCTCTCCTTAACTCCCTCAGTCGCCACTGCGACTGCTAAATCGTCCAAGACTCGCGCCCTAACCAACCTCAGCACCGACTTCAACGCCAACCACGAAACCCTCGATAACGAAAGAGAAGCTAACAATAACACCAATTTGGACGCCGTTGCGATTGGTAGTTGGAGTTTCAAGGATCTCAAGAAACGGGGCCCCGCTACGAAACGGGTTCGATCCAATTGGGTTCCTAAATTCGACGATTCCGGCGGCGGAAACGTCAATAACAACGGCAACAACAACAACACTAACAGCAATAATGTGGAAACCGAGGAAAAATACAGTGGCGGCGAAGATAACGATGATTTCGAGTTGGAGAACTCGGAAAGTCCCATGAAAGACCACAGTCCGATACATTCTTTGGATAATTTGCTGGTGGATGGCAATGAAAGGGAAGTTCTTTATCATGGGAGTAATCACAGGAGGCCAATTCGGACTCGGGTTTCTGATGGCGTGGAGTTATCTGGGCCATCAGATACCGAAATCAGACGGTGTgaggaagatgcggttagaatATGGTTGAATAGTTTGGGGTTAGGAAGGTATGCCCCGGTTTTCAAAATCCATGAAGTGGACGATGAAATTTTGCCATTGTTGACATTAGAGGATTTGAAGGATATGGGAATAAATGCAGTTGGTTCTCGAAGGAAAATGTTTTGTGCAATCCAGAAGCTTGGCAAAGGCTTTTCCTGA
- the LOC105764824 gene encoding sialyltransferase-like protein 2 isoform X4 has protein sequence MKIGKHCSLCKAVLRSVWSVILIWTENGLGLQAISGKDYCQVTLTYPSDTDSKWKDPKTGEVEGLSFEFNLCEAVATWEQVRNSTTILTREFIDALPNGWEEYAWRRINKGVLLNNCKNRTLCMEKLSLVLPETPPYVPRQFGRCAVIGNSGDLLKTRFGKEIDSYDVVIRENGAPIENYTEYVGKKSSFRLLNRGSAKALDKVVELDETRQEVLIVKTTIHDIMNQMILDIPIRNPVYLMLGASFGSAAKGTGLKALEFALSICDSVDMYGFTVDPGYKEWTRYFSESRKGHTPLHGRAYYQMMECLGLIKIHSPMRSDPNRAVKWVPSQSAIRAARIASEKLLRRVGAGSEDLLSSCSILKKQVKRKHMSISSLRKAAVDHQKFVKGTTMYPLEHNPGHGQLCTVPAD, from the exons ATGAAGATTGGCAAGCACTGCAGTCTCTGCAAAGCGGTTTTAAGAAGTGTGTGGTCAGTAATATTAATTTGG ACTGAAAATGGATTAGGTTTACAAGCCATAAGTGGTAAAGATTATTGCCAAGTAACACTAACCTATCCTAGCGACACTGACTCCAAATGG AAGGACCCTAAAACTGGAGAAGTTGAAGGCTTATCATTTGAGTTTAATCTTTGTGAAGCAGTTGCCACATGGGAACAG GTGAGGAATAGTACTACAATACTCACTAGGGAGTTCATTGATGCTTTACCAAATGGTTGGGAGGAGTACGCATGGCGGAGGATTAATAAAGGAGTGCTTCT GAACAACTGTAAGAATAGAACTTTGTGCATGGAAAAGCTTTCACTTGTCCTCCCTGAAACACCCCCTTATGTTCCAAGGCAGTTTGGCCGGTGTGCTGTTATAGGCAACTCTGGGGATCTTCTCAAAACGAGGTTTGGGAAAGAGATAGATAGCTATGATGTTGTCATTAGAGAGAATGGTGCCCCTATTGAG AACTATACAGAATATGTGGGCAAGAAAAGTTCATTTCGGCTTCTTAACAGAGGGTCTGCCAAAGCTCTTGATAAAGTTGTAGAGTTAGATG aaacaaggCAGGAGGTCTTGATAGTCAAAACTACAATTCATGACATTATGAACCAGATGATTCTG GACATTCCAATAAGAAATCCTGTATATCTCATGCTAGGTGCATCCTTTGGTTCAGCTGCAAAAGGGACAGGGCTTAAGGCTCTTGAATTTGCTCTCTCTATATGTGATTCGGTGGATATGTATGGTTTCACTGTGGATCCGGGTTATAAAGAATG GACTAGATATTTCTCAGAATCTCGGAAAGGCCACACACCTTTGCATGGCAGGGCTTATTACCAGATGATGGAGTGTTTGGGT CTAATCAAAATCCATTCTCCTATGCGGTCGGATCCAAACCGAGCTGTGAAGTGGGTGCCAAGTCAAAGTGCTATTAGAGCTGCTAGAATTGCATCAGAGAAATTGTTGAG GAGGGTTGGAGCTGGATCTGAAGATCTGCTTAGTTCGTGCTCGATATTGAAGAAGCAAGTTAAAAGGAAACATATGTCGATCTCTAGTCTCAGAAAGGCTGCTGTTGACCATCAAAAATTTGTGAAAGGCACAACAATGTATCCATTGGAGCACAATCCTGGACACGGTCAGCTTTGCACAGTTCCTGCTGATTGA
- the LOC105764824 gene encoding sialyltransferase-like protein 2 isoform X3: MNIPLSSTSLDSPLILTDEDWQALQSLQSGFKKCVTENGLGLQAISGKDYCQVTLTYPSDTDSKWKDPKTGEVEGLSFEFNLCEAVATWEQVRNSTTILTREFIDALPNGWEEYAWRRINKGVLLNNCKNRTLCMEKLSLVLPETPPYVPRQFGRCAVIGNSGDLLKTRFGKEIDSYDVVIRENGAPIENYTEYVGKKSSFRLLNRGSAKALDKVVELDETRQEVLIVKTTIHDIMNQMILDIPIRNPVYLMLGASFGSAAKGTGLKALEFALSICDSVDMYGFTVDPGYKEWTRYFSESRKGHTPLHGRAYYQMMECLGLIKIHSPMRSDPNRAVKWVPSQSAIRAARIASEKLLRRVGAGSEDLLSSCSILKKQVKRKHMSISSLRKAAVDHQKFVKGTTMYPLEHNPGHGQLCTVPAD, translated from the exons ATGAACATT CCATTATCATCTACATCACTGGACTCTCCACTCATT CTGACAGATGAAGATTGGCAAGCACTGCAGTCTCTGCAAAGCGGTTTTAAGAAGTGTGTG ACTGAAAATGGATTAGGTTTACAAGCCATAAGTGGTAAAGATTATTGCCAAGTAACACTAACCTATCCTAGCGACACTGACTCCAAATGG AAGGACCCTAAAACTGGAGAAGTTGAAGGCTTATCATTTGAGTTTAATCTTTGTGAAGCAGTTGCCACATGGGAACAG GTGAGGAATAGTACTACAATACTCACTAGGGAGTTCATTGATGCTTTACCAAATGGTTGGGAGGAGTACGCATGGCGGAGGATTAATAAAGGAGTGCTTCT GAACAACTGTAAGAATAGAACTTTGTGCATGGAAAAGCTTTCACTTGTCCTCCCTGAAACACCCCCTTATGTTCCAAGGCAGTTTGGCCGGTGTGCTGTTATAGGCAACTCTGGGGATCTTCTCAAAACGAGGTTTGGGAAAGAGATAGATAGCTATGATGTTGTCATTAGAGAGAATGGTGCCCCTATTGAG AACTATACAGAATATGTGGGCAAGAAAAGTTCATTTCGGCTTCTTAACAGAGGGTCTGCCAAAGCTCTTGATAAAGTTGTAGAGTTAGATG aaacaaggCAGGAGGTCTTGATAGTCAAAACTACAATTCATGACATTATGAACCAGATGATTCTG GACATTCCAATAAGAAATCCTGTATATCTCATGCTAGGTGCATCCTTTGGTTCAGCTGCAAAAGGGACAGGGCTTAAGGCTCTTGAATTTGCTCTCTCTATATGTGATTCGGTGGATATGTATGGTTTCACTGTGGATCCGGGTTATAAAGAATG GACTAGATATTTCTCAGAATCTCGGAAAGGCCACACACCTTTGCATGGCAGGGCTTATTACCAGATGATGGAGTGTTTGGGT CTAATCAAAATCCATTCTCCTATGCGGTCGGATCCAAACCGAGCTGTGAAGTGGGTGCCAAGTCAAAGTGCTATTAGAGCTGCTAGAATTGCATCAGAGAAATTGTTGAG GAGGGTTGGAGCTGGATCTGAAGATCTGCTTAGTTCGTGCTCGATATTGAAGAAGCAAGTTAAAAGGAAACATATGTCGATCTCTAGTCTCAGAAAGGCTGCTGTTGACCATCAAAAATTTGTGAAAGGCACAACAATGTATCCATTGGAGCACAATCCTGGACACGGTCAGCTTTGCACAGTTCCTGCTGATTGA